The following proteins come from a genomic window of candidate division TA06 bacterium B3_TA06:
- the pheT gene encoding phenylalanine--tRNA ligase subunit beta — protein MRLPMRLLETLTGRDLSADSVAGHLERVGFPVEEIIELLPYDPQVRTAKVTGVFKHTDNGVLLTVETDEERYYAYSHVEVAPEGIVAIGFIKSPIAKDVLAGRNDAAAAVLVEKDLGLEEDRPVVLPPDTPLGVMLSDVIESTVLDVEVTPNRGDLYSVYGLARELSVLWGERFVTPPAPRVEIGSDVHPFRLEIEAEDAVHQYYGFAIDGVGVAESPFWLRWMLHAFGVRPVNNVVDCTNYVMFLTGQPLHAFDAARIRESVVKVRRAKDKERFTAIDHKCYALSSDCLLIADKNHPLAIAGVMGGVDSEVSESTVRLFLESAEFRKQAARGSIEKTGLRSESGKRFAAGIDGAMVRDAALVFIDALAEMNPDLLVSGELAYGAAMDKGSVSLGLAKLDSYAAKRMDPEKTKRNLELIGFEVDLKKDSLKTKVPSHRNDILEDVDLIEEVLRLSGYDDLPSRFGWRAERRGQRHPLSKRIEQIRNFCSGLGLSEVYSLSLIPMQDVPEELQAAITPITNPLSERMSVLRPSLLPGMLAVVSANVRFGNSDLGIYEIGQVFTKGEDSPSEKTHLGILLTGNAAPLQWDQGSRSVDFFDLKGIVEMFFERFGIKGAHFEPAEPGYFEDEACLVKMDDAAVIELGRVSSELLEHFDIAGEVYFCEVDLAVFEAVTSDESNFEGLPRFSPVERDMALLLDANHSAADVVEFVRSHAGPLCTGVDVFDSYVGDPLPPGKRNLGLRLCFMPRDGNLPKEELDRIIAKTGERVAAKFNALVRGRESDGS, from the coding sequence ATGAGACTTCCTATGCGTCTGCTCGAGACCTTGACCGGTCGAGATCTTTCGGCAGATTCGGTTGCGGGACATCTTGAGCGTGTGGGTTTTCCTGTTGAGGAGATCATAGAGCTCCTGCCTTATGATCCACAGGTTCGCACCGCAAAGGTTACAGGTGTCTTCAAGCATACCGATAATGGAGTACTTCTTACAGTAGAAACAGACGAAGAGCGCTACTACGCCTATTCCCACGTTGAGGTGGCGCCAGAAGGCATTGTAGCGATTGGATTTATAAAGAGTCCTATCGCTAAAGATGTGCTCGCTGGCCGCAACGACGCCGCGGCCGCGGTGCTGGTGGAGAAGGACCTGGGACTGGAAGAAGATAGGCCTGTAGTTCTTCCCCCGGATACTCCGCTGGGCGTGATGCTCTCCGATGTTATTGAAAGCACGGTGCTTGACGTGGAGGTTACCCCTAACCGCGGCGATTTATACTCTGTATACGGACTGGCGCGGGAGTTGTCGGTGTTGTGGGGAGAGCGGTTCGTTACTCCTCCGGCACCGCGAGTGGAGATAGGCTCAGATGTACATCCATTTAGGCTCGAGATAGAGGCCGAAGATGCCGTTCATCAGTACTACGGTTTTGCGATAGATGGCGTGGGCGTGGCCGAATCTCCCTTCTGGCTCCGCTGGATGCTTCATGCGTTTGGGGTGCGGCCGGTGAACAACGTGGTGGACTGCACTAACTACGTTATGTTCCTCACCGGTCAGCCGTTGCACGCCTTTGACGCGGCAAGGATCCGAGAGTCGGTGGTTAAGGTGCGTCGTGCAAAGGATAAGGAGCGCTTCACTGCCATCGATCACAAGTGCTATGCGCTTTCATCCGACTGTCTGCTTATAGCCGACAAGAATCATCCCCTGGCCATTGCCGGTGTGATGGGAGGGGTTGACTCCGAGGTATCTGAAAGCACTGTGCGGTTGTTCCTTGAATCGGCCGAGTTCAGGAAGCAGGCGGCAAGAGGAAGCATTGAAAAGACAGGGCTTAGGAGCGAGTCAGGCAAGCGTTTTGCCGCAGGGATTGACGGTGCCATGGTGCGTGACGCCGCTTTAGTATTTATAGATGCCCTGGCCGAGATGAACCCTGACCTTTTGGTCTCAGGTGAGTTGGCCTACGGCGCTGCCATGGATAAGGGGTCGGTTTCCCTTGGGCTTGCCAAGCTCGATTCCTACGCGGCCAAGAGGATGGATCCTGAGAAGACCAAACGCAACCTCGAACTTATAGGTTTTGAGGTTGATCTGAAGAAAGATTCCCTGAAGACAAAGGTTCCATCCCACCGAAACGACATCCTCGAGGATGTAGATCTCATTGAGGAGGTGCTGCGGCTTTCCGGCTACGACGATTTGCCTTCGAGGTTCGGTTGGCGTGCCGAACGCCGAGGCCAAAGGCATCCCCTATCCAAGCGCATCGAGCAGATCCGCAATTTTTGCTCCGGGTTAGGACTCTCTGAGGTGTATTCACTCAGTCTTATCCCGATGCAAGATGTTCCCGAAGAACTACAAGCGGCCATCACTCCCATAACCAACCCTCTCTCCGAACGGATGAGCGTGCTGCGTCCCTCGCTTCTTCCGGGTATGCTTGCGGTTGTCTCAGCTAACGTACGTTTCGGGAACTCTGATCTTGGAATCTATGAGATAGGACAGGTTTTTACCAAAGGCGAGGATTCACCCTCAGAGAAGACCCATCTTGGGATCCTACTCACCGGAAACGCCGCCCCACTCCAGTGGGATCAGGGGTCCCGCAGCGTTGATTTCTTCGATCTCAAAGGGATCGTAGAGATGTTTTTCGAGCGTTTTGGAATCAAAGGAGCGCACTTTGAGCCCGCGGAACCCGGTTACTTCGAAGATGAAGCCTGCCTGGTCAAGATGGATGATGCTGCAGTAATCGAGCTGGGTAGGGTTTCATCTGAGTTGCTCGAGCATTTCGACATCGCAGGTGAAGTCTACTTCTGTGAGGTCGATCTCGCAGTGTTTGAGGCTGTAACTAGCGATGAATCAAACTTTGAAGGGCTGCCCCGTTTCAGCCCGGTCGAGCGTGACATGGCCCTGCTTCTGGATGCGAACCATAGTGCGGCTGATGTGGTGGAATTTGTTCGCAGCCATGCAGGTCCACTGTGCACGGGTGTTGATGTTTTTGATAGTTACGTGGGCGATCCACTTCCCCCAGGTAAACGTAATCTGGGGCTGCGGCTTTGTTTTATGCCGCGTGACGGAAACCTTCCTAAAGAGGAGTTGGATCGCATAATTGCAAAGACCGGTGAGCGGGTGGCAGCTAAGTTCAACGCTTTGGTTAGAGGGCGAGAGAGCGATGGAAGCTGA
- a CDS encoding tRNA 2-thiouridine(34) synthase MnmA, which translates to MSFNPVTNKKVLIGMSGGVDSSVAALLLKEQGYEVHGFTLRMWGEEGEEGEEGRCCSRDAIEAAIAVSRKIGILHTIIDIRKQFEAEVVNYFLDEYRSGRTPNPCAVCNERIRFGAFWDAARSFGADYLSTGHYSGIVEDSGELFFARAKDERKSQEYFLALIPKERLGHLIFPLAELTKDRVRAIASDNNLPIIDRESQDICFIPDGDTASFLRRHFGSKPGKIVDLEGNVLGTHKGIWFHTIGQRKGLGIATGEPLYVVALDSENNRVLVGPRSAIAGKSFRLTHINRFTDRDLSNLPLTCKIRYATPQISCRLEDEKVVLDHPVDAITPGQLGVIYWQDRVVMAGIIENPSRLTTSS; encoded by the coding sequence GTGAGTTTCAATCCCGTGACTAATAAGAAGGTCCTGATAGGTATGAGCGGCGGGGTTGACTCCTCGGTTGCCGCCTTACTGCTCAAAGAGCAGGGCTACGAGGTTCACGGGTTCACCCTGCGTATGTGGGGTGAGGAGGGCGAGGAGGGTGAGGAGGGCAGGTGCTGCTCGCGCGATGCTATCGAAGCTGCGATCGCCGTTTCCCGGAAGATAGGTATCCTTCACACCATCATCGATATCCGCAAACAGTTCGAGGCCGAGGTAGTCAACTACTTCCTTGATGAATATCGCAGCGGCCGTACCCCTAACCCTTGTGCGGTCTGCAACGAGCGTATTCGCTTCGGGGCTTTCTGGGATGCAGCAAGGAGCTTTGGAGCAGATTATCTATCCACCGGGCACTACTCCGGAATAGTCGAAGATTCAGGTGAGCTGTTCTTTGCTCGTGCAAAGGACGAGCGCAAGTCGCAAGAATACTTCCTTGCACTGATCCCTAAGGAACGTTTAGGTCATCTGATCTTTCCGCTTGCCGAGTTGACCAAGGACCGGGTGCGCGCTATCGCGTCTGATAACAATCTACCGATAATAGATCGCGAAAGCCAGGACATCTGCTTTATACCTGACGGGGATACTGCTTCGTTTCTTCGCAGGCATTTTGGTTCCAAGCCTGGGAAGATCGTTGATCTTGAAGGTAACGTTCTAGGAACCCATAAGGGCATCTGGTTTCATACCATAGGTCAGCGCAAGGGTCTGGGGATAGCTACAGGCGAACCGCTATACGTAGTTGCACTCGATTCAGAAAACAACAGGGTGCTGGTCGGTCCGCGCTCTGCTATCGCGGGTAAGAGTTTTCGCCTCACTCACATCAATCGCTTCACCGACCGCGATCTTTCTAACCTTCCCTTAACCTGCAAGATACGCTACGCCACCCCGCAAATCAGCTGCCGTCTTGAAGATGAAAAGGTTGTCTTGGATCATCCGGTTGACGCAATCACGCCCGGTCAGTTAGGGGTTATTTACTGGCAGGACAGGGTGGTTATGGCAGGGATTATCGAAAATCCAAGCCGTTTAACCACGTCGTCATAG
- a CDS encoding GDP-mannose 4,6-dehydratase encodes MAKRVLITGITGFAGSHLADHLLDRGGFEIYGLYRWRSRMENVEGFKDKINLIEGDIRDAASMRSLIEKINPDWVFHLAAQSYVPMSWKAPAETLSTNVIGEVNLFEACRKARGDPLIHIAGSSEEYGLVHPDEVPIAETTPLHPLSPYGVSKVAQDLLAFQYFKSYGLRVIRTRAFNHTGPRRGEVFVTSSFARQIVMIEKGQAEPLIRVGNLDAVRDFSDVRDIARAYTMALERCEPGEVYNICSGKGIKIRELLDMLIAQADVNITIKEDPARMRPSDVEFLIGDATRFRAKTGWKPEIAFKQTLADLLDFWRERV; translated from the coding sequence ATGGCTAAACGGGTTCTTATCACGGGCATCACCGGCTTTGCCGGAAGCCACCTGGCAGATCATCTTCTGGATCGGGGTGGATTCGAGATTTACGGTCTGTACCGCTGGCGCTCGCGTATGGAGAATGTTGAAGGATTCAAGGACAAGATCAATCTGATCGAGGGAGACATACGAGACGCGGCGTCCATGAGGTCGCTGATTGAGAAGATCAACCCTGATTGGGTGTTCCACCTCGCGGCACAAAGCTATGTGCCCATGTCATGGAAGGCACCGGCAGAGACGCTTTCTACAAACGTCATAGGTGAAGTCAACCTGTTCGAGGCCTGCCGAAAAGCGAGAGGCGATCCTTTAATTCATATCGCAGGATCTTCGGAGGAGTACGGGCTTGTTCATCCTGACGAGGTGCCTATAGCCGAGACGACTCCTCTGCATCCCCTATCACCTTACGGGGTTTCCAAGGTAGCCCAGGACCTTCTGGCCTTCCAGTACTTCAAGAGCTACGGGCTTCGCGTGATAAGGACCCGTGCATTCAACCACACCGGCCCGCGCCGGGGCGAGGTTTTCGTAACCTCCAGCTTCGCCCGTCAGATCGTCATGATCGAAAAGGGACAAGCCGAGCCTTTAATCCGCGTAGGCAACCTGGATGCGGTGCGGGATTTCTCCGACGTAAGGGACATCGCAAGGGCCTATACCATGGCGCTGGAGAGATGCGAACCAGGCGAGGTCTACAATATCTGCTCAGGCAAGGGTATAAAGATCCGTGAGCTTCTGGATATGCTTATTGCCCAGGCCGATGTGAATATAACGATCAAAGAGGACCCTGCACGTATGCGTCCTTCGGACGTCGAGTTCCTGATAGGTGACGCGACCAGGTTCCGCGCGAAAACCGGCTGGAAGCCTGAGATTGCGTTCAAGCAGACCCTTGCCGATCTCCTCGACTTCTGGCGCGAGCGGGTCTAG
- a CDS encoding ATP-binding protein produces MIVIPIKEEVDIVRVRTVVRSMARDIGFGLVDQTRISTAVSELARNAFLYAGEGEAHIEELTNPHKGIRITFIDHGPGIEDIELAMKDGWSSSGNMGKGLPGSKRLSDHMEISSEPGQGTTVIIEKWLSV; encoded by the coding sequence ATGATAGTGATTCCGATTAAGGAAGAGGTGGACATCGTAAGGGTACGAACGGTTGTCAGGTCTATGGCGCGAGATATCGGCTTCGGGCTTGTAGACCAGACTCGTATCAGCACCGCCGTCTCGGAACTGGCACGCAACGCCTTCCTCTACGCGGGCGAGGGAGAAGCCCACATAGAGGAACTCACAAATCCTCATAAGGGTATCCGGATCACCTTCATCGATCACGGACCGGGAATCGAGGATATTGAACTGGCAATGAAAGATGGTTGGTCATCATCCGGCAACATGGGCAAGGGACTGCCTGGTTCAAAACGGCTCTCTGACCATATGGAGATTTCCAGCGAACCCGGTCAAGGCACCACTGTCATCATAGAGAAATGGCTATCCGTATGA
- a CDS encoding leucyl aminopeptidase, with translation MKVEVKQGDVTSFASPLLMVNLFKGVKHPGGATGAVDQALGGAISKALAAGEMEGKLGETLLFHTDGKIPAERVLVVGLGEAEKFGPEEARRAAASAIWAAEKLSAKEAATIVHGAGIGGIQPQSAAEATAIGSLLAAYRFDKYKEEKEQQKPRVENLAIIEREAAKIASFKKGVKRAEVIAWAQNLARDLVNEPSNAMTPVEFSKRVQEAGSQAGAEVTVHDEAWIQEKGMSLLWGVAKGSEHPPRLVVIRYKGAGDKAPWIGIVGKGVMFDSGGISLKKPQGMEGMKGDMGGGAAVAGALLAVAKLGVKRNVLGIIPAVMNSPGGGAQNPGDIVCGLDGPAVEIISTDAEGRLILADGLSYARELGAGYLVDIATLTGASVVALGTKVAGIFATDEKLEKLLMDNVSQTGERLWPMPMFDEYNKQLESTAAGIKNTGGRDAGAITAAKFLEHFTDKKPWAHIDIAAKEMADKPYSCYRKGATGFGMRTLLRFVERWEG, from the coding sequence ATGAAGGTAGAAGTAAAGCAAGGTGATGTAACCTCATTCGCTAGCCCGCTTCTTATGGTCAACCTTTTTAAGGGTGTAAAGCATCCAGGCGGAGCAACCGGTGCGGTGGATCAAGCACTGGGCGGAGCCATCAGTAAGGCACTTGCCGCCGGAGAGATGGAGGGTAAGCTCGGCGAAACGCTTCTCTTCCATACGGACGGCAAGATCCCTGCCGAGCGAGTGTTGGTGGTCGGTCTTGGTGAGGCTGAAAAGTTTGGCCCTGAGGAGGCGCGCAGGGCTGCAGCTTCGGCCATCTGGGCTGCAGAAAAGCTGTCGGCAAAAGAGGCGGCAACCATTGTTCACGGTGCAGGCATCGGAGGAATCCAACCTCAGTCCGCAGCCGAGGCCACCGCAATCGGTTCCCTGCTTGCCGCCTACCGGTTCGACAAGTACAAAGAGGAGAAGGAACAGCAAAAGCCTCGTGTTGAGAATCTTGCCATCATCGAGCGCGAGGCAGCCAAGATCGCTTCCTTTAAGAAAGGGGTTAAGCGAGCCGAAGTTATTGCCTGGGCGCAGAACCTTGCACGCGACCTGGTGAACGAACCAAGCAACGCGATGACGCCTGTTGAGTTTTCTAAACGTGTCCAAGAGGCCGGGAGCCAAGCCGGAGCTGAAGTTACTGTCCACGATGAGGCCTGGATTCAAGAAAAGGGCATGAGCCTTCTCTGGGGCGTTGCCAAGGGAAGTGAGCATCCGCCGCGGTTGGTGGTTATCCGTTACAAGGGGGCGGGTGATAAGGCCCCCTGGATAGGCATCGTTGGCAAGGGCGTTATGTTCGATTCAGGCGGCATCTCGCTCAAGAAGCCACAGGGTATGGAGGGTATGAAGGGCGATATGGGCGGCGGTGCTGCGGTTGCCGGAGCCTTGCTTGCCGTTGCCAAACTCGGGGTCAAGCGCAACGTATTGGGCATCATCCCTGCGGTCATGAACTCGCCTGGTGGAGGAGCTCAGAATCCTGGCGACATCGTTTGCGGCCTTGACGGTCCCGCTGTCGAGATAATCTCCACTGATGCCGAGGGACGGTTGATACTTGCCGACGGTCTTTCCTACGCGCGCGAGTTGGGTGCAGGCTATCTGGTTGATATAGCTACACTTACCGGGGCATCGGTCGTTGCTCTGGGTACAAAGGTGGCAGGTATCTTTGCCACGGACGAGAAGTTAGAGAAACTTCTTATGGATAACGTAAGCCAGACCGGTGAGCGGCTCTGGCCGATGCCCATGTTTGACGAGTACAATAAACAGTTAGAGAGTACGGCTGCCGGTATCAAGAACACGGGCGGCAGAGATGCAGGAGCTATCACCGCGGCCAAGTTCCTCGAGCATTTTACAGACAAAAAGCCCTGGGCGCACATAGACATAGCGGCCAAGGAGATGGCCGATAAGCCCTACTCCTGCTACCGCAAGGGAGCCACCGGCTTCGGCATGCGCACCCTGCTTCGGTTCGTCGAACGCTGGGAGGGGTGA
- the rpmB gene encoding 50S ribosomal protein L28, whose amino-acid sequence MARICEICGKGAQKGHKISHSHKVSNRRFKVNLQSVRVRQGGKVRRILVCTKCLKAGKVERA is encoded by the coding sequence ATGGCTAGAATTTGCGAGATTTGTGGCAAAGGAGCGCAGAAAGGGCACAAAATCTCTCACTCCCACAAGGTCTCCAACCGCCGCTTTAAGGTAAACCTTCAGAGTGTCAGGGTGCGCCAGGGCGGTAAGGTGCGACGGATACTTGTCTGCACCAAGTGTCTGAAGGCCGGCAAGGTCGAGCGTGCCTGA
- a CDS encoding anti-anti-sigma factor, whose product MRRTTRDSIIPILKLGEFLLVSIQIDLHDRMAEQLQQDILERVSQTQARGVLIDISALEMVDSFIGRILADTARMAATLDAEIVIVGMHPAVAITLVELGLSLGDVKTALNLDEGYTLLEELLKEREMGARTQQEEESTEESNDSDSD is encoded by the coding sequence ATGAGAAGAACAACAAGAGATAGCATCATCCCCATCCTCAAGCTCGGGGAGTTCCTGCTTGTCTCTATCCAGATCGATCTTCACGACCGGATGGCCGAACAGCTACAGCAAGATATCCTCGAGCGTGTCTCCCAGACCCAGGCGCGGGGCGTACTCATTGATATCTCAGCCCTGGAGATGGTGGATTCCTTCATAGGTAGAATCCTTGCCGACACCGCACGCATGGCCGCCACCCTTGACGCAGAGATCGTAATCGTGGGCATGCACCCGGCCGTTGCTATCACCTTAGTTGAGCTTGGGCTTTCTCTGGGTGATGTAAAAACCGCATTAAATCTTGACGAAGGCTATACACTGCTGGAAGAACTACTAAAGGAACGAGAGATGGGGGCAAGAACCCAGCAGGAGGAGGAAAGCACAGAGGAGTCCAATGATAGTGATTCCGATTAA